The Caenorhabditis elegans chromosome II genome has a segment encoding these proteins:
- the B0495.5 gene encoding thioredoxin domain-containing protein (Confirmed by transcript evidence): MLRALAPITVIRMTSTYKNRLGQEKSPYLLQHANNPIDWYPWGQEAFQKAKDNNKPIFLSVGYSTCHWCHVMEKESFENEATAKILNDNFVAIKVDREERPDVDKLYMAFVVASSGHGGWPMSVFLTPDLHPITGGTYFPPDDNRGMLGFPTILNMIHTEWKKEGESLKQRGAQIIKLLQPETASGDVNRSEEVFKSIYSHKQSSFDSRLGGFGRAPKFPKACDLDFLITFAASENESEKAKDSIMMLQKTLESMADGGIHDHIGNGFHRYSVGSEWHIPHFEKMLYDQSQLLATYSDFHKLTERKHDNVKHVINDIYQYMQKISHKDGGFYAAEDADSLPNHNSSNKVEGAFCAWEKEEIKQLLGDKKIGSASLFDVVADYFDVEDSGNVARSSDPHGELKNKNVLRKLLTDEECATNHEISVAELKKGIDEAKEILWNARTQRPSPHLDSKMVTSWQGLAITGLVKAYQATEETKYLDRAEKCAEFIGKFLDDNGELRRSVYLGANGEVEQGNQEIRAFSDDYAFLIQALLDLYTTVGKDEYLKKAVELQKICDVKFWNGNGYFISEKTDEDVSVRMIEDQDGAEPTATSIASNNLLRLYDILEKEEYREKANQCFRGASERLNTVPIALPKMAVALHRWQIGSTTFVLVGDPKSELLSETRSRLNQKFLNNLSVVHIQSEEDLSASGPSHKAMAEGPKPAVYMCKGFVCDRPVKAIQELEELFNKF; the protein is encoded by the exons ATGTTAAGAGCGCTTGCACCAATAACTGTTATCCGAAT GACTTCAACGTACAAAAATCGTCTTGGACAGGAAAAGAGTCCTTACCTCCTCCAGCATGCAAACAATCCCATCGATTGGTATCCGTGGGGACAAGAAGCATTCCAGAAGGCTAAAGATAATAACAAACCTATCTTCCTGTCAG TTGGATATTCAACTTGTCACTGGTGTCATGTGATGGAAAAagaatcatttgaaaatgaggCAACAGCAAAAATCCTGAACGACAACTTCGTGGCTATCAAAGTTGACAGAGAAGAACGACCAGACGTTGATAAACTCTATATGGCTTTTGTCGTG GCTTCAAGTGGACACGGTGGATGGCCAATGTCAGTTTTCCTAACACCGGATCTTCATCCAATCACTGGCGGAACCTATTTTCCACCAGACGACAACCGTGGAATGCTCGGCTTTCCAACTATCCTCAACATGATTCATACTGAA tggaaaaaagaaggagaGAGTTTGAAACAACGCGGAGCCCAAATTATCAAACTTCTTCAACCTGAAACTGCTTCTGGGGATGTCAATAGATCCGAAGAAGTGTTCAAATCAATATATTCTCACAAACAATCATCTTTTGACAGCAGACTTGGAGGATTTGGCAGAGctccgaaatttccaaaagcttGTGATTTAGATTTTCTAATCACTTTTGCTGCAAGCGAGAATGAATCCGAAAAAGCCAAAGACAGTATCATGATGcttcaaaaaactttggaatCAATGGCTGATGGAGGAATCCATGATCATATTGGAAATGGATTTCATCGATATTCTGTCGGATCCGAATGGCATATTccacattttgagaaaatgttgtaTGATCAATCTCAGCTATTGGCTAcatattcagattttcataaattgaCAGAAAGAAAACATGATAATGTAAAGCATGTCATTAATGACATCTACCAATACATGCAAAAGATCAGTCATAAAGATGGTGGATTCTATGCTGCAGAAGATGCTGATTCCTTGCCAAATCATAATTCTTCGAATAAAGTTGAAGGAGCGTTTTGTGCTTGGGAGAAAGaagaaattaaacaattattgGGAGACAAGAAAATTGGATCAGCTTCACTTTTCGATGTAGTTGCTGATTATTTCGATGTTGAAGATAGTGGAAATGTTGCACGATCTTCGGATCCCCATGGTGAACTGAAGAATAAAAATGTCCTGAGAAAGTTGCTGACTGATGAGGAGTGTGCCACGAATCACGAAATATCTGTTGCGGAACTCAAGAAAGGAATCGATGAAGCAAaagaaattttgtggaatGCTCGAACACAAAGACCAAGCCCACATCTTGATTCAAAAATGGTTACTTCGTGGCAAGGACTAGCAATCACAGGACTTGTGAAAGCATATCAAGCTACTgaagaaacaaaatatttggatCGAGCTGAAAAGTGTGCAGAATTcatcggaaaatttttagacgATAATGGAGAGCTTAGAAGATCTGTATATTTGGGTGCTAATGGAGAAGTTGAACAAGGCAATCAAGAAATAAGAGCATTTTCTGACGATTATGCGTTTTTGATTCAAGCTCTTTTGGATCTCTATACAACAGTTGGCAAAGATGAATATCTCAAGAAAGCCGTTGagcttcagaaaatttgtgatGTAAAGTTCTGGAACGGAAATGGATACTTCATCAGCGAGAAAACCGATGAAGATGTTTCTGTGAGAATGATTGAAG atcaagaTGGAGCAGAGCCCACAGCCACTTCAATCGCATCAAACAACCTTCTTAGGCTTTATGACATTCTTGAAAAGGAGGAATATCGTGAGAAGGCGAATCAGTGTTTCCGGGGAGCTTCAGAGCGACTGAATAC ggtCCCAATCGCCCTACCAAAAATGGCAGTCGCACTTCATCGATGGCAAATTGGATCTACCACATTTGTTCTCGTTGGTGATCCGAAATCTGAACTTTTGTCCGAAACTCGAAGCCGACTGAATCAAAAGTTCTTGAATAACCTGTCTGTTGTACATATTCAATCAGAAGAAGATTTGTCAGCATCGGGACCTTCTCATAAGGCAATGGCTGAAGGACCGAAACCTGCAGTGTACATGTGTAAAGGATTCGTTTGTGATAGACCAGTTAAAGCCATTCAGGAATTAGAAGAACTATTCAATAAATTCTGA
- the moa-2 gene encoding Protein moa-2 (Partially confirmed by transcript evidence): MALPGERFHVLAQLEHLQSKYTGTAMRHEPSRMDCESAPRHSRLSNVSSRNEHVYCRCGEREPSSNPLQSDKSHDSAVWTASREESS, encoded by the exons atggCTCTTCCCGGAGAACGATTCCACGTTCTTGCTCAATTGGAGCATCTTCAATCGAAATACACCGGTACGGCCATGCGACATGAACCGTCACGAATGGATTGTGAATCAG CACCGCGACACTCGCGCCTTTCAAATGTCTCATCCCGGAATGAACACGTATATTGCCGTTGTGGAGAACGAGAGCCGAGCTCGAACCCGCTTCAATCTGATAAATCGCATGATTCAGCCGTGTGGACCGCCTCCAGAGAAGAATCCTCTTGA
- the cdk-11.1 gene encoding Cyclin-dependent kinase 11.1 (Confirmed by transcript evidence), whose product MSDHLGSSHDEGQRASSSDEPNPAKSNKGLESKMRESILSRLSKRKNSESDDDTTEQRFSIQPKNAQKAKEDRYRDKERDKKREKDKRDDRRDVRGPDARQKDRDFKGRQERSGRDQKVHEHRHHHHHRKHETDGHRTNRSNRDRSSERDSEKHKRHIDRHKKSSTTSPDNDKSPHKKSKHTDVPADAKLFDRILDPNYKKKDDDVLVIEDVEMSPIEILEEKEEKEIVEFTIDSPAGPKKYSKFESDPESDHDDTKPKSPGKAEDDDDVIEVLDDALHSDDDADSDEDKYLKTPEDREWEEMTETEQRLHKEAMKKRASMKQKTLIAQLPVFYPGLMGCRNIDEYECVNRVDEGTFGVVYRGKDKRTDEIVALKRLKMEKEKEGFPITALREINMLLKAGNHPNIVNVKEILLGSNMDKIYMAMEFVEHDMKSLLDTMSRRNKRFSIGEQKTLLQQLLSGIEHMHKLWILHRDLKTSNLLMSHKGILKIADFGLAREYGDPLKKFTSIVVTLWYRSPELLLGTRLYSTPVDMWSVGCIMAEFILLKPLFPGRGELEQIKKIFMEMGTPTESIWPGVTELDGWKALTFEKYPYNQLRKRFLAGRLLNDTGFKLLNGLLTLDPKNRFSATQALDHEWFTEEPYPVPPEEFPTFPAKSEQNKAPPPAKQKQQENRISHVDPETAKLLKQFEVRPEQVKPGGFSLKFDPTRF is encoded by the exons ATGAGCGACCACTTGGGAAGTTCTCATGACGAAG GTCAAAGAGCGTCGAGTTCCGATGAGCCAAATCCAGCCAAGTCGAACAAAG gtTTGGAATCAAAAATGCGTGAAAGCATATTAAGTCGTCTGAGCAAGCGGAAGAACAGTGAAAGCGATGATGATACCACAGAACAACGGTTTTCAATACAGCCTAAAAACGCT CAAAAGGCAAAAGAGGACCGATATCGAGATAAAGAAAGAGATAAAAAACGGGAAAAGGACAAACGAGATGACAGAAGAGACGTGCGTGGACCAGATGCTCGACAAAAAGATCGTGATTTCAAAG GACGACAGGAAAGATCTGGAAGAGATCAGAAAGTACATGAACATAGACATCATCACCATCATAGAAAACACGAAACAGATGGGCACCGCACAAACAGAAGTAACAGAGATCGTTCGTCTGAAAGAGACtcagaaaaacacaaaaggCATATTGATCGTCATAAAAA atcCAGCACAACTTCTCCTGATAATGACAAATCGCCACACAAAAAGTCAAAACATACAGATGTTCCAGCAGATGCAAAGCTCTTTGATAGAA ttctcgACCCGAACTACAAAAAGAAAGATGACGATGTTCTCGTGATTGAAGATGTAGAAATGTCGCCAATTGAGATATTAGAAGAAAAGGAAGAGAAAGAAATTGTCGAATTCACTATAGACTCACCAGCTGGCCCCaagaaatactcaaaattcGAAAGCGACCCAGAAAGTGATCATGACGATACTAAACCGAAGAGCCCTGGAAAAGCTGAAGACG ATGACGATGTCATAGAAGTATTGGATGATGCTCTACATTCGGATGATGATGCAGATAGCGATGaagataaatatttaaaaacaccAGAAGATCGAGAATGGGAAGAAATGACTGAAACTGAACAAAGACTTCATAAAGAAGCAATGAAAAAACGTGCgtcaatgaaacaaaaaacattgatcGCCCAGTTACCTGTTTTTTATCCCGGTCTCATGGGATGTAGAAATATTGATGAATATGAATGTGTGAATCGAGTTGATGAAGGAACATTTGGAGTTGTATATCGTGGAAAAGATAAACGAACGGATGAGATTGTCGCGTTAAAAAgactgaaaatggagaaagagaaagaaggaTTTCCAATCACTGCTCTTCGTGAAATCAATATGCTTCTAAAAGCTGGAAATCACCCGAATATTGTGAATGTTAAAGAAATTCTACTAGGAAGTAATATGGATAAGATCTACATGGCTATGGAGTTTGTTGAACATGACATGAAAAGTCTTTTAGACACAATGTCTCGTCGAAACAAACGATTTTCGATAGGTGAACAGAAAACACTTCTGCAGCAACTGCTATCTGGAATTGAACACATGCATAAACTTTGGATTCTGCATCGTGATCTCAAAACATCCAATTTATTGATGTCTCACAagggaattctgaaaattgccgattttggACTTGCTCGTGAATATGGAGATCCACTGAAAAAGTTTACATCAATTGTTGTAACTCTCTGGTATCGATCACCGGAATTGCTTCTTGGTACACGTCTCTATTCAACTCCCGTTGATATGTGGTCTGTTGGATGTATTATGGCAGAGTTTATTCTCTTAAAACCATTGTTCCCGGGACGCGGTGAACTTGaacaaattaagaaaattttcatggaAATGGGAACTCCCACGGAATCAATATGGCCTGGAGTCACTGAACTCGACGGTTGGAAGGCATTGACATTTGAGAAGTATCCATATAATCAATTGAGAAAGAGGTTCCTAGCTGGAAGACTTCTCAATGACACTGGTTTTAAGTTACTTAATGG cctaCTCACTCTGGACCCAAAGAATCGATTCTCCGCTACACAAGCTCTTGATCACGAATGGTTCAC TGAAGAACCTTATCCAGTGCCACCGGAGGAGTTTCCAACGTTTCCCGCTAAAAGCGAACAGAATAAAGCTCCACCGCCGGCGAAGCAGAAACAACAAGAAAATCGCATTTCTCATGTGGATCCAGAAACTGCCAAGCTCCTAAAACAATTCGAGG
- the cdk-11.1 gene encoding Cyclin-dependent kinase 11.1 (Confirmed by transcript evidence) → MSDHLGSSHDEGELSDESHKKSQRASSSDEPNPAKSNKGLESKMRESILSRLSKRKNSESDDDTTEQRFSIQPKNAQKAKEDRYRDKERDKKREKDKRDDRRDVRGPDARQKDRDFKGRQERSGRDQKVHEHRHHHHHRKHETDGHRTNRSNRDRSSERDSEKHKRHIDRHKKSSTTSPDNDKSPHKKSKHTDVPADAKLFDRILDPNYKKKDDDVLVIEDVEMSPIEILEEKEEKEIVEFTIDSPAGPKKYSKFESDPESDHDDTKPKSPGKAEDDDDVIEVLDDALHSDDDADSDEDKYLKTPEDREWEEMTETEQRLHKEAMKKRASMKQKTLIAQLPVFYPGLMGCRNIDEYECVNRVDEGTFGVVYRGKDKRTDEIVALKRLKMEKEKEGFPITALREINMLLKAGNHPNIVNVKEILLGSNMDKIYMAMEFVEHDMKSLLDTMSRRNKRFSIGEQKTLLQQLLSGIEHMHKLWILHRDLKTSNLLMSHKGILKIADFGLAREYGDPLKKFTSIVVTLWYRSPELLLGTRLYSTPVDMWSVGCIMAEFILLKPLFPGRGELEQIKKIFMEMGTPTESIWPGVTELDGWKALTFEKYPYNQLRKRFLAGRLLNDTGFKLLNGLLTLDPKNRFSATQALDHEWFTEEPYPVPPEEFPTFPAKSEQNKAPPPAKQKQQENRISHVDPETAKLLKQFEVRPEQVKPGGFSLKFDPTRF, encoded by the exons ATGAGCGACCACTTGGGAAGTTCTCATGACGAAGGTGAGCTGTCAGATGAAAGTCACAAGAAAA GTCAAAGAGCGTCGAGTTCCGATGAGCCAAATCCAGCCAAGTCGAACAAAG gtTTGGAATCAAAAATGCGTGAAAGCATATTAAGTCGTCTGAGCAAGCGGAAGAACAGTGAAAGCGATGATGATACCACAGAACAACGGTTTTCAATACAGCCTAAAAACGCT CAAAAGGCAAAAGAGGACCGATATCGAGATAAAGAAAGAGATAAAAAACGGGAAAAGGACAAACGAGATGACAGAAGAGACGTGCGTGGACCAGATGCTCGACAAAAAGATCGTGATTTCAAAG GACGACAGGAAAGATCTGGAAGAGATCAGAAAGTACATGAACATAGACATCATCACCATCATAGAAAACACGAAACAGATGGGCACCGCACAAACAGAAGTAACAGAGATCGTTCGTCTGAAAGAGACtcagaaaaacacaaaaggCATATTGATCGTCATAAAAA atcCAGCACAACTTCTCCTGATAATGACAAATCGCCACACAAAAAGTCAAAACATACAGATGTTCCAGCAGATGCAAAGCTCTTTGATAGAA ttctcgACCCGAACTACAAAAAGAAAGATGACGATGTTCTCGTGATTGAAGATGTAGAAATGTCGCCAATTGAGATATTAGAAGAAAAGGAAGAGAAAGAAATTGTCGAATTCACTATAGACTCACCAGCTGGCCCCaagaaatactcaaaattcGAAAGCGACCCAGAAAGTGATCATGACGATACTAAACCGAAGAGCCCTGGAAAAGCTGAAGACG ATGACGATGTCATAGAAGTATTGGATGATGCTCTACATTCGGATGATGATGCAGATAGCGATGaagataaatatttaaaaacaccAGAAGATCGAGAATGGGAAGAAATGACTGAAACTGAACAAAGACTTCATAAAGAAGCAATGAAAAAACGTGCgtcaatgaaacaaaaaacattgatcGCCCAGTTACCTGTTTTTTATCCCGGTCTCATGGGATGTAGAAATATTGATGAATATGAATGTGTGAATCGAGTTGATGAAGGAACATTTGGAGTTGTATATCGTGGAAAAGATAAACGAACGGATGAGATTGTCGCGTTAAAAAgactgaaaatggagaaagagaaagaaggaTTTCCAATCACTGCTCTTCGTGAAATCAATATGCTTCTAAAAGCTGGAAATCACCCGAATATTGTGAATGTTAAAGAAATTCTACTAGGAAGTAATATGGATAAGATCTACATGGCTATGGAGTTTGTTGAACATGACATGAAAAGTCTTTTAGACACAATGTCTCGTCGAAACAAACGATTTTCGATAGGTGAACAGAAAACACTTCTGCAGCAACTGCTATCTGGAATTGAACACATGCATAAACTTTGGATTCTGCATCGTGATCTCAAAACATCCAATTTATTGATGTCTCACAagggaattctgaaaattgccgattttggACTTGCTCGTGAATATGGAGATCCACTGAAAAAGTTTACATCAATTGTTGTAACTCTCTGGTATCGATCACCGGAATTGCTTCTTGGTACACGTCTCTATTCAACTCCCGTTGATATGTGGTCTGTTGGATGTATTATGGCAGAGTTTATTCTCTTAAAACCATTGTTCCCGGGACGCGGTGAACTTGaacaaattaagaaaattttcatggaAATGGGAACTCCCACGGAATCAATATGGCCTGGAGTCACTGAACTCGACGGTTGGAAGGCATTGACATTTGAGAAGTATCCATATAATCAATTGAGAAAGAGGTTCCTAGCTGGAAGACTTCTCAATGACACTGGTTTTAAGTTACTTAATGG cctaCTCACTCTGGACCCAAAGAATCGATTCTCCGCTACACAAGCTCTTGATCACGAATGGTTCAC TGAAGAACCTTATCCAGTGCCACCGGAGGAGTTTCCAACGTTTCCCGCTAAAAGCGAACAGAATAAAGCTCCACCGCCGGCGAAGCAGAAACAACAAGAAAATCGCATTTCTCATGTGGATCCAGAAACTGCCAAGCTCCTAAAACAATTCGAGG